In one Coccinella septempunctata chromosome 6, icCocSept1.1, whole genome shotgun sequence genomic region, the following are encoded:
- the LOC123314938 gene encoding uncharacterized protein LOC123314938 — protein MNFLSQFACLLLALHSVRSLPVIAQYDFVHSPTFFTAQPLQTQPLPGILYPEEQQKSIAHPEVVQTALAESQYPPELLNDQYKNPVIAAKLAKESWFTNKEFPVHHREAEKISRQKIYEIVDRIVNH, from the coding sequence ATGAACTTCCTTTCTCAATTCGCCTGTTTATTGCTGGCCCTTCATTCAGTGAGAAGCCTTCCAGTCATCGCACAGTATGATTTCGTGCATTCGCCAACATTCTTCACCGCTCAGCCGTTGCAAACTCAACCCCTACCAGGAATACTTTACCCAGAAGAACAACAAAAGTCCATAGCTCACCCAGAAGTAGTACAAACCGCCTTAGCTGAATCGCAGTATCCTCCAGAGCTTTTGAATGATCAGTACAAGAATCCTGTAATAGCTGCTAAATTGGCGAAAGAATCTTGGTTCACCAACAAGGAATTTCCTGTCCATCATCGTGAagcagaaaaaatttcaagacaaaaaatttacgaaattgtcGATAGAATAGTAAACCATTGA